The nucleotide window CACCCCCGGACGTTCCAGGAGACCACCGCCGAACGCATGCTGCTGCACGTCCTGCAGGGCCACTGCAACAGCCCGATCGCCGGCTACGCCAGGACCGACCGCCGCGGCGAACTGTCCCTGCGTGCCTGTGTCTTCACCCCGGACGGCAAGACGGTCCTCCACGCACACGAATGGGCCGGCCCGCTCACCCCGGAGACGCTCGGCACGTCCGTGGCCGTCGCGCTGCTGCGCCAGGGCGCCCGCGAGCTGATCGACGGCATCGCGCACTGAAGGCCCGAAGGGGAGCGGCTCAGGAGGCGTCCGGTTGCCTGGCCGCGTCCCGGGACCGGTAGCGCTCGTTCTCCCAGGGCACGACGACGACTTGCTCGGCGTCCTCGTAAATGATCTTTCCGGGGTTGGCGGACTCCACGCGCTCGCAGCCCACGTCATGCGCGGCCAGAAGCTCCAAGTAGCCGTCCACCCGCTCGATGAGGCGTACGGCGGAGGTCTTGAACCAGGCCACCGCTCCGGGGTTCAGCTCGCGGTCGTAGACGGTGGGATCCGTATCGGAGGGGTTGGGGTAGTGGGCGTCGTACCAGTCGTTCCCGGCGCGCCAGAAGCGGTACTGCTCCTCGCTCAGCCTGCCGTCCCGCGCGAGGCCGTTGGCGAGGGCGAAGATGCCGGGGAAGTGGCCGCGGGGACTGCGCCGGGTCGCCTGAAACCTTACGTACGGCGCCTCGTCCACGGGGTGGCCTCCAGTTGATATATCGACAAGCGGCAGGACGAGGCCGGGCCTTGTGGGGGCCTGTCCTCGGCATGGGCTCATCTTCACCGAAGAAGCCCTGGCGGGGGATGGTTCTCGCCAATTCGGACGGCCCTGGGGGCGGTCGGACATGTGGATGCGGACGAGGGAGAAACCGGCCGCACGGTCGACCGCCCCGCGCGGGGGAGAGGGTTCATCCGGTTTCTCCCGAGGGTGCCGGCCGGGCCCTGTTATCTGTTTCACTTGTGTCAGCGGCCGCACCCGGATCTGCCGCCTTCACACCGGCGCTATGCAGGCATTACCCGCGCAATCCGTGCAATCGGCAACGGTCTCAGCGGCTGAGCTGATCTTTGCGTGCTCGCCGCGGTCATGACACGATGTCCAGCGCCGCACGGGGGAGCGGCGCACGTGGGGAAATCCTCCCTTTGCGCACCAGGTATTCACCGTGGTGCTCCCTAGTTCCCAGGGCGGCAAGAACCTACTGAGCCGCACCCGAATCACAAGGGAATGGGATTGAGATGACGACCTCCACGCACACCGCCGGCCACACCCCCATCTACGAAGAGCTCGTCGAGGAGCACGGCGATATCCTCGCCGAAGCCCGTGCGGCCGCGGAGCATTCGCAGCGCACGGCGTCCCAGGCACTGGACTGGAGCGATCTCCGACGCCGCGAGTGACGCATCTCTCGCCAATCCTGGCCGACTGCTTCCTAGCCATTTCCGGGGAAGGCATCCAAGAGCCGCGTCGGAGCTGCTTGCTTCCATGAGTCCACGAGGATGTCCCGCAGTTCGTCCATGTCCTCCAGCGCGGACAGCCGCACCCGCACCCAATGGGAGCCGGCCTCGTGGGGCGGTACCCAGAACTTTTCCGGTTCCGCCGCGATCAATTCCTTCCGCTCATGAATGGGGCACCGCACGGCGACGGATGTCTCGTCGTCGGGGACGGTGAGGAACATCTTCCCGGCGACCCGGAACGTGGGCATTTCCCATGCCTCTTTCTCCACCGTCTCGGGCAGGGAGAGGGCGATACGACGGACATCGGCGGAATTGATCATGCTCACCAGCTTAAAGGTGGCGTCGTCGTCCGGGGCGGCCGTTCGCCGGTCGGACCGCTCATCGGGAGTGCGCAGCGGGAGAGCACCGGTGGTGCGGACGCCGGGCGGAATGCCCCGCGCCGCTACCCCCTGCGCAGCAGGGTGATCCCGTCCTCCTCGGCCACCCGGACGTAGCCGTGCGCGCGATAGAGCCGCAGCATCCGCTGGGTCCGCGCCTCCGGGCAGGGGGTTTTGACGGTCGGATCACGACGGTCCGAGACCACCCAGCGCGGGGGATCGGCCGGCAGGGCGGTCGGCGACGCGGGGTCGGGGCCGGTACCGAAGCAGACAAGGCTGACGGTGGCACGTCCGGTCAGCATCGGTGCCAGCCGGTTCGACGAGGCGACGGTGTCCCCGTCGGGTATGCGCGCCAGCAGCCGCTCCGCCGTGCGGACATGGGCCGGGGTGCGCCATGCCGAGGGGAGCACCAGGTCGTGGAGCGGATACACCGCCGCGGTGACCGCGGTGAAGGCGGCGGAGAAGGTGAGGAGCCGGCGGCGTCGGGGAGGCGGCACCAGGTCCGTCCGCCGGTGCAGCACATCGACGAAACCGGCGAACACGAGGGGCATCAGGATCGCGTTGTAATGGAAATTCGGCTGCCAGTAGTGCTCGTTGCCGGCCAGCAGACGCCAGGCGAGCGTGGGCACACACAGCAGCGTCAGGGGCGAGCGCAGGCCGAGGAAGGCGGTCGGTGCGGCGAGCATGAACAGCAGCAGCCACTTCATGGGCGGCCAGAAGAGATGGAGCCCGAGCGAAGCGATCCCTACGGCGCTGGAGGCCGACGAGGCCTCCCCCGGCATCTGCTGCCAGTAGTCGAAACCGCCCCGGGGGTTCATGGCGGGCAGCAGGACCAGAACCTCCAGCGCCGTCCCCGCCGCGCCGAGGCATACGACGACAAGGCCGAGCAGAAGCGGGGAGTTCCGCCGCGCCGCTTCCTGCCGACGGCGCTCGCGCAGCCCCTGCCAGGCGATATAGGCACCGATGGCAGCGAGCGTGAGACCCAGGTCCTCCTTCACCAGCAGCAGCGGCAGTGCCCAGGCCGCCGCCGCCCGCCAGCGCCGGTGTCCGAGCGCGGTCACGCTGAAGGCGAGCAGGGGCACCGCGAAGCAGATCTCATGAAAGTCCTTGGTGACTCCCGTGACGAGGCCCCAGGAGGCCCCCAGCCCGCAGCCCACGACCAGACCGGTGACCGGCCCGACGGCCCGGTGCGCCCAGCGGGTGAGGGGATAGCAGGCCAGCGCCATCAGCGCGGCCTGCACCACGAGCAGCGTGACCGAGCTGGGGAAGAGCCGGTACAGCGGGGCGACGAGCACCAGGATGGGGTGGAAATGATCCCCGAGAAGATTGAAGCCCGGGCCCTTGAGTTCCACGACCGGTGCTTGACCGTGCGCATAGGCGCGGATGGCCTGCTCGAATATCCCCAGGTCGTAACCGGCGTTGAGCATGCGATCGTTCCGGAGCAGCGAGACCAGGGTGTACACAGCAAAAAACACCGCGGTCACGGTCCAGCCCAATGCCCGTGGGCCGGGGAGGTGTTTTCCGAGCGCGGTGCCACGATCCGACAACGTCCGGTCAGAGGATATTCGCCCGAACCACGGGCCCCTGAACCGCTCCACCGTCTCCACCCTCGCACCCACCGTCGTCGACTCGGAAGATGTCCCGGGATCCGTCCATGGATGTTCCGGGGTCCGTCCTCGGATTCTCCGGGCTCCGGCATGCGCTGGAACACCGCAGGTGAGTGTAACCCTGCATCCCTCGCGGTCAGTTCGACGAAGCAGGGGAGGGGCCGGGGAATTGCTGCCGGGATTCCGGAGCGGCGGAAAGAGTTGGGGACGGCCCGCCGGCTGGCGGGTGGTGCCGGTTCGTTCAGGTGGTGGGGTGCGGGCCTTTGTCCCGGATGAGGTTCTCGACGTGGTCGAAGCGCGCATGCAGGGTGTGCAGCTCCGAACGGAGTGCCTCCGCGTCGTCACGCGCATGGCTTCCCACGGTCTTGCCCAGACGGACCAGGTCCTGCTCGGCCCGGCCGACGAACCAGGTCGCCAGGGCAGCCGTGATGACCCCGAAGGCCGTAATGGCGCTGAGCATCAGAAGGGAAGCGATGATGCGGCCCCACAGCGTGACCGGATAGAAATCCCCATAGCCCACGGTCGTGGCCGTCTCGATCGCCCACCACAATCCCTTGGGAAAGGACGTGATATTGGCGTGCGGCGCACCGGATTCGGCGACCACGACCAGAGCGGCACCCCCGAGCAGCACCGCGGTCATGACCAGCGTCACCCAGAGCGCCGCCTGTGCATGAAGCCGGCGCCACGCCTCATTACCGAAGAGGCGATTCAGTACGGACAAGAGAAACGATGGCACCAACGGGCGTCACCTTCCACTGCGGCCTGGTGGAAACCGGCTTTCCGCCATCGCTGACATTAACAGGAGCCGTCGCCATACCTGGATCTGTCGCGCCCGGCCCCGTGTGGGTCAGTTCACCCCGGTGCCCCGTCTCTCCGCGCGCCGCTACCCGATATCCCCGATCGCCTCCCGCCTGTCCGGCATTTCGAGCATGCTCGGTTGGGGCGTCTTCAGCATGCGATTACTTCGGTTGATCGCCTTGGTGGGGCGTGGCAGGCGGATCGCCGCGGACGGCGTGCACATAGAGCGCCAGGGTGTCGACGGTGAAGTATGAACTGTAGGAGACATCCGGGAAGTCACCGCCGGTGTGGTAACCGCCGATGACGCCGATCAGGGCGTATCCGCTGAAGTCCCTTACCAGGAAAGGGCCGCCGGATGTGCCGCCGATGTAGCCGGCGCAGGCAATTTCCAGGAAGTCGCCGGGGGCGGCCGGGTCTGTACTGGTGTACCGGTGGGTGGAGGAGTTGCAGTCCAGTGGTTTGGGGTGCGTGGTGTCGCTGTTACCGGGATAGCCGATGAGGCGCACGTTCCGGTGGTCGTACCCCGGATACGGGAGGAGGGTGAAGCCGCCGGTGACGTCCTCCACATCGGCCCCGTCCTCGCGTGCGGCGAGCCGCACGACGGCATAGTCCCAGCGCGCCCCGCCGCTCGTGCCGAGGTCGTAGTACCGCTGGTCGAGGTAGATGCGGTCGACGGGGTAGATCCCGTGGGGCTTTTGCCCGTCGTGATACTGCGGCACGAACGACAGCTGGCGCTTGGGGTCGGGCGAGCGCAGACAGTGTGCGGCACTGACCACGAGGTCACCGTGCGGGCTGCGGACGACCGTTCCGCCGCAGAACCGGCCGGTGTTGCTCCCGTCCGTCCAGAAGAAGGTCCCCACCTGCGGGAGGCCGTCGAACGGGTGGCTCGGTGGGGGCGGGTCCGCCGCCGGGCGCGCGGCCCCTGCGGTCCGGGTGACGACCGCCGGCTGCGCCGCCCGCATCCGCTGGGGCGTCCAGTAGGTGTCGGCGGCGGCAGCCGTGGGCGTGGGGTCGCTCGACGGACTCGCCGCGTGCGCCGGCGTTCCGGGCGGGAGGGCGAGCCACAATCCGAGCAGCACAGTGGTGAGCAGCGGGGCGAAGCGGCCACGTACAGCAAGCGGTCTGTTCATGGTCCGGGTCCTCCAGAGGGCACGGCATACGGAACGGGAGGCGTGCGCGCGAGGCGGCGTGCCATGGTCCTACGGTGAGGAGGCGCCTGGCGAGAGGCGGGGCCGGAATTCATACCGATGCGATGCGATGCGGTGCGGTGCGGTGCGGTGCGGTGCGAGGCCGTGCGGTGCCAGGTGCTGAGCGGCCGGGCGCAGGCGGTGACGGCCCGTCATCCGGCACGGCCGGCGAGGGCCCGCCGTCAGTGCGTCGGCAGATACCGGGCGAAGAACGAGTACACCTCGCTACGCACCAGGGGTACCGATACCGCTGGATCGATCGCGCCGACCAGGGAGTTCCGCCCGGCCACCATCAGCCACGCCGATGCGCCGGTCCTCGTACATCGCCTGCGCCGCGGTGGTGCCGCCGACCGAGTGGCCGTAGATGCCGACCTGCCGCAGATCGAGGGCTTGGCCAAGGGCTTTGGGCAACGGGCGCCCCGGCGCGTCCGGGTTCCGGCCCGCTGCCGGCACCGCGAGCTGGTCCAGCACGAAGCGGGTGTCCGCGATCCGGGGGTCGGGCACGGTGCACGGCGAGGGGCTCCCATGGATCGCGGCGGGAGCGGTCGACCAGATGCAGCGAGGTGACGCCGATGGGGTGTGGCCCTGGTGCAGGACCTGCACCAGGCGGAGTTCACCCGCCATGCGCTGGCCGTGGCCGTGGCCGTGGCCGAGCACGGTGGCGGTGCCGCACACTCACCGCACTCGTTCCCGGCACTCAACTACGCGACTTTGTATGAGAGTTGGCGGTGCCCGTCGCACAAGACATCAAGCTGGGCGGGCGCGGCGTCCTGCTGATGCCCACCTTCCACTGGACCGGCCATCCCCTCCTCTCCGACCTGCCCGACCGTCCCCTGACGGTGACCTGTCCGGCCGGCCCGGGGCTGCCGCTCCCGGCGGACGGGGCGACCGGCGCGGACCAGGCGCTCGCCGCGCCCACGCCGCCGCGCCTCGCGGGGCGGGGCGGGCCTGATCACCACGGCTCGCGCGGGGCGAGCCGCACTGCACCGGCGCACCGCCCTGGGGGCCCTGCTGGTGCGGCAGCACGGCTGAGAGCGGCCGGGCGGCGTGACTCGAGTGCCCTGCGCGACAACTCGTAACTCACCGTATCTGCGGCTCGTCGTATCCGTCCCCGCCCCATCCGTGCCCCGACCCATCCGTGGCCAGCCCCATCCGTGGCCAGCCCCATCCGTGGTCAGACCCGGCTGCCGTGGCTGCGGCGCCACCGGTGGCGTCCGCATCCGCCCGGCAGCCGCTCGCTCGCCGTCCGCAACCACCGGGAGGTAACCTGAATCCACTGTTTCCGCTCCTCAGTGCCGGGGAGGTCAGATGACCGCCGGTGTGAGTCTTCGCCCCAGCAAGGCCGATGCGCTGCGCTACACGCCCATCGCCGAACACGGCCTGATCGGCGATATGCGGACCGCTGCGCTCGTCGGCACCAACGGCACCATCGACTGGTACTGCTGCACTCGCTTCGACGCCCCCAGCGTCTTCGCCGCGATCCTGGATGCCGACCGCGGTGGGGCCTTCGAACTGGCCCCGGATGTGCCCGCCCGGACGAAGCAGTTCTACTTCCCGGACACCAACATCCTGATCACGCGCTTCTTCGCGGACAACGGTGTGGGCGAGGTCCAGGATTTCATGCCGATCGTCGACGACTCCCGTGAGGCGGACCGGCACCGGCTGATCCGGCGGGTGCTGTGTGTCCGCGGCTCGCTGCCGTTCAGCGCCCGGGTCGCGCCCCGCTTCGACTACGGGCGCAGTACGCACACGGTGCATGGCCGGCAGGGCCATACCGTGTTCGACTCCCCGGGGCTCTCCCTCGCGCTGACGTCCAGCGTTCCGGTCGAGATCGACGGCCCCGACGCCTGTTCCTCGTTCACACTGAGCGAGGGGGACGCCGCGGTGTTCGCGCTCGACCGGATCGGTGACGGCGTGGAGCCGCGGGCCTGCCCGGTCATGGAGGCGGAGGAACTGTTCAACGCGACGGTGCACTACTGGCGTGGCTGGCTGTCGAAGTCCCGCTACCGGGGGCGCTGGCGGGAGATGGTGCACCGCTCCGCGCTCATCCTCAAGCTCCTCACCTACGCGCCGACCGGCGCCATCGTGGCCGCCCCCACGACCAGCCTGCCCGAACAGGTCGGCGGCGAGCGCAACTGGGACTACCGCTATGCGTGGGTGCGGGACTCCGCGTTCTGCATCTACGCACTCCTCAGACTGGGCTTCACGGACGAGGCCAAGTCCTTTGTGCACTTCCTGTCCGAGAACATCTGTCCCCGGGACGGACCCGAGGCCCCCTTGCAGATCATGTACGGCATCGACGGCCGCAGCGATCTTCCCGAGGTCGAACTCCGCCATCTGGAGGGCCATTTGGGCTCGTCCCCCGTGCGGATCGGCAACAGCGCCGTCAACCAGCTCCAACTGGACATCTACGGTGCCCTCATCGACTCCCTCTACCTCTACGACAAATGGGGGGAGCCGCTGTCCAGCGACCACTGGGGCACCGTCGGCACGCTCGTCAACTGGGTCTGTGACAACTGGGATCAGCCGGACGAAGGCATCTGGGAGACCCGCGGGAAGATCCAGAACTTCCTCTACTCGCAGCTGATGTGCTGGGTCGCCATCGAACGGGCGATGCGCCTGGCCACGCACCGGGGTCTGCCCGCAGATATGCTCCGCTGGTCACAGGCCCGTGACGCGATCTACCGGCGCATCATGGAGCGTGGCTGGTCGCCCGAGCGGAAGGCGTTTGTGCAGCACGAGGGCGACGATGTCCTCGACGCCTCGGTGCTGATGATGCCGCTGGCCAAGTTCATCTCGCCCACGGACCCCAAATGGCTCTCCACGCTGGACGCCTTGGGCGAGGAACTGGTCTCCGACTCCCTGGTCTACCGCTACGACCCGAGCAACAGTCCGGACGGCCTGCGGGGTGAGGAAGGCACCTTCTCCATCTGCTCGTTCTGGTACGTCGAAGCGCTCTCCCGCGCCGGCCGGGTCGACGAGGCCCGCCTCGCCTTCGAGAAGATGCTCACCTACGGCAACCACCTCGGGCTGTACGCCGAGGAAATCGGCCACACCGGAGAGCAGATCGGCAACTTCCCCCAGGCTTTCACCCACTTGGCTCTCATCAGCGCCGCGTTCAACCTCGATCGCGCCCTGGGCTGACGGAGGCGTTCCGCCCTCCCCGGCCCGGCGGCGTCGCCCCAACTGTGCTTCATCCCAACTGTGCTTTATCTGCCGCCAATTGATGTGAAGTCAGGTTTCCTCGCTGATTCGCTGCCGGAACTCTTGACGCACCCGTCACACAGGATGAACATGCATCGGGCAAGAGAGCGCTCCCATGAACGTCGATCGTTCACTTCCTGAATCAGGAGAGCCGCCATGCCCACACCCCCCGCGGACGCCACCGCTTCCGGCACGCCGAGTCCTTCACGCCGTCGTGTGCTGGCCGCGATGGCAGCCGCGCTCCCCGCCGCGGGCCTGCCCGCCCCGTCCGCGCGTGCCTCGGCGGCGCCTGCCGCCGGCGCGCTGCCGGGCGGGGGCGACCTCGGCCCCCAGGTGCTGGTCTTCGATCCCGGTACGCCCGGCATCCAGGGCAAGCTCGACGAGATCTTCAAGCGGCAGGAGTCGGCCCAGTTCGGCGACGGGCGGTACGCACTGCTCTTCAAGCCGGGCACGTACAGCGGCCTGAACGCCCAGCTCGGCTTCTACACGTCGATCGCGGGGCTCGGACTCTCGCCCGACGACACGACGTTCCTCGGCGATGTGACCGTCGACGCCGGGTGGTTCGACGGCAATGCCACGCAGAACTTCTGGCGTTCGGCGGAGAACCTCGCGCTCCGTCCGGCCAACGGCACCAACCGGTGGGCCGTGGCGCAGGCGGCGCCCTTCCGGCGGATGCACGTCAAGGGCGGACTGAATCTGGCGCCCGACGGCTACGGCTGGGCCAGCGGCGGCTATATCGCCGACAGCCGGATCGACGGCACCGTGAGCCCCTACTCGCAGCAGCAGTGGTACACCCGCGACAGCTCGGTGGGCGGCTGGTCCGGTGCCGTCTGGAACATGGTGTTCTCGGGAGTCGAGGGAGCACCCGCACAGAGCTTCCCCGACCCGCCGTACACCACCCTCGACACCACACCGGTCTCCCGCGAAAAGCCCTTCCTGCATCTCGACGGGGCCGACCTCAAGGTCTTCCTGCCCGAGAAGCGTGTCCAGGCCCGCGGCACCACCTGGGGCAACGGCACACCG belongs to Streptomyces sp. NBC_01454 and includes:
- a CDS encoding MmcQ/YjbR family DNA-binding protein, whose product is MINSADVRRIALSLPETVEKEAWEMPTFRVAGKMFLTVPDDETSVAVRCPIHERKELIAAEPEKFWVPPHEAGSHWVRVRLSALEDMDELRDILVDSWKQAAPTRLLDAFPGNG
- a CDS encoding DUF2079 domain-containing protein, translated to MFFAVYTLVSLLRNDRMLNAGYDLGIFEQAIRAYAHGQAPVVELKGPGFNLLGDHFHPILVLVAPLYRLFPSSVTLLVVQAALMALACYPLTRWAHRAVGPVTGLVVGCGLGASWGLVTGVTKDFHEICFAVPLLAFSVTALGHRRWRAAAAWALPLLLVKEDLGLTLAAIGAYIAWQGLRERRRQEAARRNSPLLLGLVVVCLGAAGTALEVLVLLPAMNPRGGFDYWQQMPGEASSASSAVGIASLGLHLFWPPMKWLLLFMLAAPTAFLGLRSPLTLLCVPTLAWRLLAGNEHYWQPNFHYNAILMPLVFAGFVDVLHRRTDLVPPPRRRRLLTFSAAFTAVTAAVYPLHDLVLPSAWRTPAHVRTAERLLARIPDGDTVASSNRLAPMLTGRATVSLVCFGTGPDPASPTALPADPPRWVVSDRRDPTVKTPCPEARTQRMLRLYRAHGYVRVAEEDGITLLRRG
- a CDS encoding potassium channel family protein is translated as MPSFLLSVLNRLFGNEAWRRLHAQAALWVTLVMTAVLLGGAALVVVAESGAPHANITSFPKGLWWAIETATTVGYGDFYPVTLWGRIIASLLMLSAITAFGVITAALATWFVGRAEQDLVRLGKTVGSHARDDAEALRSELHTLHARFDHVENLIRDKGPHPTT
- a CDS encoding trypsin-like serine peptidase is translated as MNRPLAVRGRFAPLLTTVLLGLWLALPPGTPAHAASPSSDPTPTAAAADTYWTPQRMRAAQPAVVTRTAGAARPAADPPPPSHPFDGLPQVGTFFWTDGSNTGRFCGGTVVRSPHGDLVVSAAHCLRSPDPKRQLSFVPQYHDGQKPHGIYPVDRIYLDQRYYDLGTSGGARWDYAVVRLAAREDGADVEDVTGGFTLLPYPGYDHRNVRLIGYPGNSDTTHPKPLDCNSSTHRYTSTDPAAPGDFLEIACAGYIGGTSGGPFLVRDFSGYALIGVIGGYHTGGDFPDVSYSSYFTVDTLALYVHAVRGDPPATPHQGDQPK
- a CDS encoding glycoside hydrolase family 15 protein is translated as MTAGVSLRPSKADALRYTPIAEHGLIGDMRTAALVGTNGTIDWYCCTRFDAPSVFAAILDADRGGAFELAPDVPARTKQFYFPDTNILITRFFADNGVGEVQDFMPIVDDSREADRHRLIRRVLCVRGSLPFSARVAPRFDYGRSTHTVHGRQGHTVFDSPGLSLALTSSVPVEIDGPDACSSFTLSEGDAAVFALDRIGDGVEPRACPVMEAEELFNATVHYWRGWLSKSRYRGRWREMVHRSALILKLLTYAPTGAIVAAPTTSLPEQVGGERNWDYRYAWVRDSAFCIYALLRLGFTDEAKSFVHFLSENICPRDGPEAPLQIMYGIDGRSDLPEVELRHLEGHLGSSPVRIGNSAVNQLQLDIYGALIDSLYLYDKWGEPLSSDHWGTVGTLVNWVCDNWDQPDEGIWETRGKIQNFLYSQLMCWVAIERAMRLATHRGLPADMLRWSQARDAIYRRIMERGWSPERKAFVQHEGDDVLDASVLMMPLAKFISPTDPKWLSTLDALGEELVSDSLVYRYDPSNSPDGLRGEEGTFSICSFWYVEALSRAGRVDEARLAFEKMLTYGNHLGLYAEEIGHTGEQIGNFPQAFTHLALISAAFNLDRALG